The nucleotide sequence CCTACAAAGGCAGGTGTATTTGGCATTGTACGGATAATTTTAGCTTTATCTCCTAATCTCTCTTCGATTGCAGCAATAGTCACTCCGGCAGCAATTGAAATGATTACCTTGGTATCGTCTACAACAGGTTTTACTTCTTCCATAACCAGGGAAAAGATGTTAGGCTTAACAGCTACCAAGATCATCTCACTAGAACTCACTAGTTCAGTAGGAGTAGATGAGGTATTTATTCCGTATTTTTTCTTTAAATCTTTTTGTCTGTCTTCATTTTTTTCAAAGACATAGATATTCTCAGCATTGTCAAAAGAATCGATAATCCCCTTTAACATTGCTTCTCCCATATTTCCACAACCTATAAATCCAATTTTCTTATTCATACAATAATCTCCTCTGTAAAATTTTATGTTTAAATATTTATTCTAAAAAGTTCCTTCACTTTCTTCAATGATCTTATCTTGAAGTATTTTCTAAGATTTTTATTTTATTATTTATTATATTACATCTTGAAGTAATTACAAACTTTTTATAGGAGAAATATATTTTATTTGTTTACTATATTTGCTTTATATTGATAGTGTGTTAGAATGAGAAGAGGGAAATCGAAAAAAAGGAGTTACTATGAACAAAACTGTAGGGAATCGTATAAAAAAATTAAGAACTAAAAGAAAAATGACATTAAAAGAATTAAGTTTACTTTCGGATCTTTCAGTGGGATTTTTGTCACAATTGGAAAGGGGAATGACCAGTGTTGCAATTGATGACCTTGAAAAATTATCGAAGATATTTGACGTTGATATAAGTTTCTTTTTTACTCATGCAACAAATGAAAAGAGTTATGTGATGAAATCTTATGAAAGAAGAGTTTCACCAATTGCAAGAGGGAATTCTATCCAATACTATCTTTCAAAAGTGATAGAGGATAAACAGTTACTTCCAAGGCTCATTGAACTTTTACCAGGACATAAAAGCTCTGCCTTAGAGAGGGAACATGAACATGAAGGTGAAGAATTTATATATGTATTAGAAGGGATACTAACCCTTGTAGTGGACGGCGTAAAAACAGATCTATATCCAGAGTATACAGCACATTATTTAACATCATCTCCTCATAACTGGATAAATAATACCAATAAAACAGTTAAATTTGTTACTGTGAATACTCCTAATTTTTTAATAGATGCAGATGGAGAATTGTTTTATAAGAGTCCTGATAAAGAAATAGATTAATAAAAAAATTCTCATAGATGGTTCTATGAGAATTTTTTTATTGTCTAGGAAATTATACCCTCAAGGGGCATCACCAAAATGCTATTACTTAACAACATAAATATAGGATTTTGAGATAAAATTTATTAAATAAAAAAATTAAAAATCTAGATTGTGACCCTTTGGGTGCAATGTCACGTTATTATTAATTATCCAGTTTGACTTTTACAGTGAAATTATCGATCAAATTTCCTGTTCCTGGATGGCCATCTGATGTGGCGATAGAGTCAAGAGAAAATCTGGTAACTGTCTGACCTTCAGGAACTACATACTCCTGGGTGTAGGTTACCCATCCATCTCTTCCGGTTGTCATAGTTTTTTGGAGGTCCAGACTCTCGCTAGAACCGCCGACACTCAGAGCAGCAGTATCGTCTCCTGATCGTCCCCTGTGGCTGACAGTCCATACTAAAGTTGTTCCGGGAATGGTAGGGATATCCTGATATAAGGAGGCAGCCTGGTTTGCATTCATTTCTAGAAAATAACCTCCATCTACGGCATTTACTCCTAGAAAACCATCTTTCCATATCTCTATTTTTTTATCTGTAGCAGTAGTCTTCCAATTATCGATCTGACCTTCATTGAATAGAGTCCAATTTGTGAAATCCCTGGGTAAGGATTCAAAACTTGGATTATTTCTATACTGTCCATTGTCATCAACGTCCAGATTTTGATTTCGAAGATCATCTAAAGTGACAGAACCTTCACCTTTCCATATCTCATATACCTTGTCGTAGGTATATGCCCCATTGGGAAGGTTGGCATAGATCTCACCTGTGGTCTTATTGTAGAACCATCCCCCTGTATTATCTCTGATTCCAACAACTCTATCAGTTTCACCATAAGAACCGTTATTATCTGAAAATGCTTCGGTAGGGTGAATATCAAACTTATTGAGTAAACTAACATCGTTGGAACCCAGGTTGGGAAATTCATCGGCAAAGTTACTGTCAATGGAAAGTTTGGATCTAATTAAACCTAATTTATGCTGTACCTTTGCTACCTTACCTTTGGCTAGTTCTTTTCTGAGTTTAGGGACAAGGGTAGTAGCCAGCAGACCGATTATTCCTATGACAATTAATAGTTCTATCATGGTAAAACCAAGATTTTTTTTATAGGGATTTGAAGAATGGGTGTTATCCATAATCTTACCTCCGTTAAATTTATTTACTTCTATATTACCATTTAAATTTATATCCTTCTACATTAATTATTTTTCATTTATGAAAACAAATTATCTTTTCTTCTATAAAGAGGGTGTTTTTATGATATAATTTAAAGTAAAATAAAAAATGAGGTGAAGAATTAATTATGTATACATTTAAAGATTTAGGAATAAAGAGAGAATTTGTGGATTCTCTAAAAAAAAATGGGATTAAAACTCCTACTCCCATACAGGAGATGAGTATAGAGGCGATACTAGATAAAAAAGATATAATCGCAGAAGCACCTACAGGAACAGGAAAAACTTTAGCTTTCCTTCTGCCTATGATGAGTCTTATGCAGCCTAATAACAGCGGTGTTCAAGGGGTTATTATAAGTCCCACGAGGGAATTAGCTATACAAATATCGGAAGAAGCTCAAAAGATAAACTGTAATAAGATCAATATCCTGACTGTCTACGGAGGAAAGGAATATTCTAAACAATTGAAAGAAGCGAAAGGTTCAGTAGACCTGATAGTTGCCACTCCAGGAAGGTTGGTAGATTTTATCAACCAGGGATTGATTAAACTAAATACTTTAAAAACATTGATCTTAGATGAAGTAGACCAAACACTTCTTATGGGGTTCCAAAAAGAAGTGGAAATAATCTTGAATAAGAGTAATAAAAAAAGACAAACTCTGTGCTATTCAGCTACTCTTAGTAGCCAGGTAAAAAAAATAGCATATAAAATCACAAAAGATCCACTAGTGATAAAAGTAGAGGATGAAAATAAAAATGATAAGATGAAAAAATACCTAGTAGAAACTACAGACAGATGGAAGATAGATGCACTTGCAACTATTTTGAATAGAACGAATCCATTTATGACTATTATATTCTGCAGAACCAAGGCTAGGGTAGATAAGATAGAGGCTAAGTTGGAGGAGAGGGGATACAATGTGCAAAAATTACATAGTGATATACCTCAAATTAAAAGGGAAAAAATCATAAAGTCATTTAAAAAAGCTGAGATACAATATTTGATAGCTACAGATGTAGCATCCCGTGGACTAGATATCACAGGAGTAACCCATATATTTAATGTAGATATACCGGAAAAAGCTGAAACATATATTCACCGTATAGGACGTACTGCCAGAGCAGGGGAAGAGGGAGAAACATATCTATTTGTAGATCCAAAAGATAGAAGAGTATTAGGAGAGATTGAATCGCTCTTAGGAAAACCATTGGAGAGAGTGGAATATGATGGAGCAAAAGATGTAGTGAACACAAATGATTCCCTTAAGAAAAAATATAATAAAAAAATAAAAACAAGAAGCGGGGAGAGAAAATAATTTTTAACCTTTCTTTAGATCTTTAGAAAATATTTATTTGGAAATCTATTTCTAAAAAGTAGGATTTAAAACTTTTTTTCAGTATAAAACTTTAGTGAGAAATTTATACAGGAGGAGGGGTTACTTTGAAGGATAGTTTTACAATTAATTTAGGTAATTTGCTATTATCTCTATCGGAATCTATAGATATGGCAAATCAAAATTCACCGCAGCATCAATTGAGGACAGCTTTTATTGCGTTAGAATTAGCAAGATACCTTAATTTAGATGAAGTAACTATAGAAAATATATTTATAGCTTCTTTACTGCATGATATTGGAAAAAAAATTAATTCAGAGGAAAGTATAGACTATGAATTACAATGTATAAGGGGTGAATTATTTGTTCAGAGGGTATCCATATTAAAAGATGCTGCTAAGGTTATAAGGTATCATTATTTAGATTGGAAAGATTGGAAGGGAAATATCGATAAACCATTAACGATATCTTCACAGATTATACTCCTTGCCAACTTTGTAGATATGATGATCAGCAGGGACAGGTATATCCTCCATCAGGTAGAAAATATATGGAAAGAACTAGCTAGATTAGAGAACGATATATTAAATAGTAAAGTAGTAGGAGGATTTAAAGCAATTTCAACCAAGGAGGAGTTTTGGTTTGATCTGACATCCTATAGATTATATTCTATCCTTTTGCATGAAGGGCCTCTAAAGAAAAAAGAAATTAACTTAAATGAACTTGCCAGTATGGGAGATCTCTTTAAAGATGTTATTGATTTTAAATCAAAATATACAGTAACGCATACCACAGGAGTATCAGCTTGTTCTGAGATGCTGGGGAATTTATTTGGTCTCACAGAGTTAGAGATCAAGGTCTTGAGGATAGCAGCGAATTTTCATGATCTAGGGAAATTGATAATTCCAAATAGTATCTTGGAGAAAAAGGGTGAACTCACCAAGGAAGAATTTGAAATTGTTAAGAGTCATCCCTACTATACCTATCAGATTTTAAATTCTATAGGGGGACTGCATCAGATAGTGCAGTGGGCGTCCTACCACCACGAAAGGCTCGATGGAAGCGGATATCCATTTCATCGTGTAGCTAAAGATTTAGATACAGGAGCCAGAATTATCGCAGTCTCAGATATATTTATTTCCAGAATGGAGAGAAAGTCATATAGAAATGAGATGGGAAAAGATAAAATATTTGAAATAATGAAAAAAATGGGGCGGAATAATTTTATAGATATGAAGTTTGTAGATCTATTATTTGATAATTATCAAATAATAGTAAATTATATACATATTAAACAGGAAAAAACTCTGGATTTTTACAGAAATTATATGGAGCATACTTGGAAAGAAGATGATCTATACTAAATAAAACAAGCTGATTTTAAAGAAATTTCTTTAAAATCAGCTTGTTTTTTTAATTATCTAGGGAAGGATGTTATCCAAACATTACCTGTCTGGATAAAACGTCACGTTGGTTTAAAAATATCCATAGATTCCATATACTTGGATCATCAATTTTTTAAACTCCTCCAACTCATCAAAGGTATTGATAACATTTAACCTGCTGCCCACATCATCTAAAATATAAATTGTAATGTCTTCTTTTAAATTCTTTTCCATGGCGACTAAAAGTCTATCAAATTCCAAATAATTTTGATCGTGGAGTAATTTTTTTATATCTTTAATTTTAAAATTCATTGAATAACCCCTTATCTTTTAATATAAGTTCTATGGATGTTTTTTATGATTTCTATTCGATACTCTGCATAATGAGAGGCAGCAGCATGAGTAGAGATATTTTGCTCCTTGGCAATCTTATAGATATCTAATAATCTGTCATAGATCAATTCAGAATCATGAAGTGCATTAACTCTGTTATATCCTTTAATTTCATAGTAAACGTTGATCAATCCAGCGGCATTGATAACGTAGTCTGGAGCATAAACTATACCTTTCTCTCTTAAAACATCAGCATGTGAGTCTTCTTTTAAAACGTTGTTTGAAGATCCAGCAATAGCTTTACACTTAAATTGGGGGATAGTCTCGTCATTGATAACTCCTCCTAGCGCGCAAGGAGCGAATAAATCAACATCTAAACCGTAGATATCATCTGGAGCAACGAATTCAACTTCAGGATGCTCAGCTTTCATTCTAGCAATATGCTCTTCATTTACTTCAGTGAAGTAGATCTTTTTAGCTTTTTCTTTAGTATAAGTATCAGTTAAGAAATCATATCCTAATAAGTATTTGATTAAGAAATAACCAGTTTGTCCTGCACCTTGTACAGCGAAAGTCTTGTCAGCTACAGAGTCAGATCCAAAAGTTTCCTTCAAAGTAGCTTTTAATCCTGCGAATACTCCCCATGCAGTAACAGGTGAAGGGTTTCCACTCTTACCAGGTAACCCAACAACATGGTCAGTTTCCATAGATAAGAATAACATGTCTTTAGTAGATGTATTAACATCTTCAGCAGTAATATATCTACCATTTAATGATTGAACAAATCTTCCTAATCCTCTGAAATAAGCTTCAGATTTAACTTTCTTAGGATCTCCAACAAGAACAGTTTTTCCTCCGCCAAGATTTAAACCGGCACAAGCAGCCTTATATGTCATACCTCTGCTAAGTCTCAGTACATCCTCGGTAGCTTCATCCTCGGTAGCGTAGTTCCATAATCTGGTTCCTCCTAAGGCAGGACCTAGAGTAGTATCGTGAATACCGGTAATCCCCTTTAATCCAGTAGATTTATCATGAAAGAACACCAATTGCTCATGTCCAAACTTTTCCATATAGTCAAAAATTTTCATAAATACCTCCTAAAATTTAGCTAAGAATAAATTTATCTCTATTACTATAATATATCATTTTTTAAAATTTTCAAAAAAATAAAGAAAAAAGGAAGTAGAACTTCCTTTTTTCTCTTTTTAACTTCTATCTTTTGATATAAGTTCTGTTTATATTTTTCATAGTTTCCATTCTATGCTCAGCATATTGAGAAGCAGCAGCATGAGTAGAGATATTTTGCTCATTTGCAATCTTATAGATGTCTAATAATCTGTCGTAGATTAATTCAGAATCATTAAGCGCATTAACTCTGTTATATCCTTTAATTTCATAGTAAACGTTGATCAATCCAGCAGCATTGATAACGTAGTCTGGAGCATAAACTATACCTTTCTCTCTTAAAACATCAGCATGTGAGTCTTCTTTTAAAACGTTGTTTGAAGATCCAGCAATAGCTTTACACTTAAATTGAGGGATAGTCTCGTCATTGATAACTCCTCCTAATGCACAAGGAGCGAATAAATCAACATCTAATCCATAGATATCACTTGGAGCAACGAATTCAACTTCAGGATGCTCAGCTTTCATTCTAGCAATATGCTCTTCATTAATTTCTGTAAAGTATATTTTCTTTGCTTTTTCTTTAGTATAAGTATCAGTTAAGAAATCATATCCTAATAAGTATTTGATTAAGAAATAACCAGTTTGTCCTGCACCTTGTACAGCGAAAGTCTTATCAGCTACAGAGTCAGATCCAAAAGCTTCCTTTAAAGTAGCTTTTAATCCAGCGAATGTTCCCCAAGCAGTAACAGGTGAAGGGTTTCCACTCTTACCAGGTAATCCAACAACATGGTCAGTTTCCATAGATAAGAATAACATGTCTTTAGTAGATGTATTAACATCTTCAGCAGTGATATATCTACCATTTAATGATTGAACAAATCTTCCTAATCCTCTGAAATAAGCTTCAGATTTAACTGTTTTAGGATCTCCAATAAGAACAGTTTTTCCCCCACCAAGATTTAAACCAGCACAAGCAGCCTTGTATGTCATACCTCTACTAAGTCTTAGCACATCTTCAATAGCTTCTTCTTCAGTAGCGTAGTTCCATAATCTAGTTCCACCTAAGGCAGGTCCTAAAGTAGTATCGTGAATTCCAGTAATTCCTTTTAATCCAGTAGCTTTGTCATGAAAGAACACCAATTGCTCATGTCCAAATTTCTCCATGTAGTCAAACTTTTTCATTATTAATCCCCCTTTGAATTATATTGTATTATTTACAAACATTTAAGTTGTTTAATTGTCACTATTAAGTTTATAATCTATTTTTTTACAAAAATCAAGGCTTTTTTTCAAAAAAATAATGTTTTTTTTGACAGGACACACATGTACTATATTATAATTACTTTATATGTTATATAGTCCGATAATTAATTTATATAAAATTTAAAATAAAAATAATAAAACCAAATAAAATCTATAAAATCTTCAAATAAGCTCTAAATAAAAATAATTTATGATATAATAAATAGTGATATTATTATTTATATTTAGTCCAATTGGATCTATTTAATTTAAAAATAAAAAAATAATTAATATATTTCCAAAAAATAAAAAAAAGTAATTTAAAAAATGGAAAAATATGAGGAGAAAATAAAATGAAAAAAGCAGTATTATTAGATGTAAGTGCAATTATGTACAGATCATATTATGCACATATGAACCTTAGAACAAGTTCAGAACCGACCGGTGCAACCTTTGGATTTTTAAATACACTATTAGGTGTCCTAAAAGAATTTGAACCTGAATATATAATAGGAGCTTTTGATGTAAGCAGAAAATCTTTGGAAAGAACAAAAATTTATGATAAATATAAATCAGATAGAAAACCAATGCCAGATGAACTAGCATTACAGATAAAAAGAATTGAAGAACTCTTAGACGTATTTAATATAAAAAAAGTAAAAATTGAAGGGCACGAAGCCGATGATGTTATGGGAACCTATGCAAAGGAACTCTCAAGAGAAGGAATAGAAACATATGTAGTGACTGGAGATAAAGACCTTTCTCAAGTTTTAGATGAAAATATAAAGATTGCTCTTTTAGGAAAGGGAGATGGGAAAAGTAGATTTGGAATCCTTCGAACTCCTGAAGATGTAGTGGCACAATTAGGAGTTACACCAGAATTAATTCCTGATCTATTTGGTCTTATTGGGGATTCCAGTGATGGAATTCCAGGTGTAAGAAAAGTCGGTCCTAAAAAGGCAGTTCCCATGTTAGATCTATATGGAAATTTAGAAGGAATATATGAAAATGTAGAAAAGTTAAGTGACATCCCCGGAATAGGAAAGGGTCTAGTGAAAAATATTATCGAAGATAAGGATCTTGCATTTTTGAGCAGGGAACTGGCAGTGATCAAGACAGATATCGATCTAAATTTTAATTTGCAAGATATGAAATATAATAAAGATTTAAATAAATTAGTAAATTTATGTAAAGAATTAAATTTTAAAAGCTATATCAAAAGATTTACTTTAGAATTAGAAAAGGAAGAAAAAGGTAAGCCAACTTTGGATATTAAAAAAGTTGAAAGTTCAGAAAAAAAGATTCTAGAAGAGGCAGATTCTCAAAGGCAGAGTGAGCTTGAGAAAGCTTTAGAAGAAATTTTAAAAGTTATAGATACAGCATCTATAACAATGGAAGAATTTGAACTGATAGAGAAAAAGATAGAAGAAACTCTTTCTGAAAAAAAGGAAAAAGAAGAGAGTAAAGAAGTAGAAATTTTAAAAGAGAAAGAGTTTGAAAGAAGTAACATTGTAGATCTAGACGGAATAAAAAAATTAAAAAAAGAGGTAGAGAAATCTGACCAGGTGGCACTCTTTGCAAATGAAGAAGGAATAGTATTTGTTACAGATAAGGGGAGCAGATATGTCTCTTTGAATCCAAGTGCTCTTATAACAGCAGAGATAACCTTAGATGCTTTAAAACCGTTATTTGAACTGGATACACCATATATAATTTATGGGTATAAGAAATTACTAAAATCAGGGATAGATCCTAAAAATATAAAGTGTGATATCTTTATAGGAAATTATCTTTTGACCAACCATACAAAGGAAGAGTTTGAAAACTTGGTCTTGGACAGAGATGGAGAGGTTTTAAAAACACAAAATGAAATCTTAAAGGAAAAATCTATTGAAAAAATAAGTTTAGAAGATATGCATGAATTTTTAGAGATCAGAGCTAAATTTTTATATAGATCAGGAACTAAATTTTTAGAGGAATTAGAAGAGGAAAACTTAACTAAAATATACAATATCGAGATGGAATTAGTTAAAGTATTATACAAGATGGAAGAAGAAGGAATCTTAATTAATTTGGATTACTTTAAGGAATATCAGCAAGAATTAGCTGTAAAATTAGATGAGATAATCCCTCAAATCAAAGCTGAAGTAAAAAAAGGTGTGGAACATAATATCAATATGATGGAATTGAGTGAAGAGCAGATTAGAGAGAGTCTCCTACAGTTAGGGAAACTTAACTATAAGAAAAAATCAGAATATACTGCATATGAAGAAAAGATAGAAAAAGCTGATTTGGAGGAATTATTGAATAACCAGCTGGTATTTAATATAGCCTCACCTAAACAATTGGGGATAGTTTTATTCCAGCTCATGAAATTAGCGAAGGTAAAGAAAGAATCTGTAGGAGTAGAAGTGCTAGAAGTGCTTAGGGATAGAGATGGAGAAGTTATTGCCAAAAATATCTTGGAATATAGAAAATTAGCTAAATTACAAAGTACCTATGTAGAAGCACTGCCTAAATTAGTCGATAAACATAGTAGGATACATACAACATTTAACCAGACAGGAACAGCAACTGGAAGATTGTCGTCGTCTAATCCAAATCTACAAAATATCCCAGTGAAAACACCAGAGGGGATAAAGATCAGACAGGGATTTGAGGCAAAAGATGGATATAAACTCCTAGCTATTGACTATTCACAAATTGAACTTAGAGTTCTAGCTGAAATAAGTCAGGATGAAACTCTGATCCTTGCCTATGAGCAAGACAAGGATCTTCATGATCTTACAGCCAGAAAATTATTTTCTCTGACAGAAGATGAAGAAGTAAGTCGTGAAAAAAGATCTTTGGCAAAAATCGTTAATTTTAGTATAATCTATGGGAAAACAGCCTTTGGATTGTCCAGTGAACTAAAAATAAGCCTTAGTGAAGCAAAAGAATATATCTCTAGATATTTTACTCAGTACCCAGGAGTAAAGGCTTTAGAAACAAAGATAATAGAAGATGCTAAATGTGATGGATTTGTAAGAACCCTCTATGATAGAAAAAGAGCGATAGATGGGATAAATTCTTCCAATAAAAATATTGTAAAACAAGCTGAAAGGATGGCAGTAAACTCTGTAATCCAAGGGACAGCAGCAGATATTTTGAAAATAGTAATGGTAGAATTAGATAAAAAGTTAGAGGGTAGGGAAGATATAAAGATGAACTTACAGGTTCACGATGAATTGATCTTTGAAGTAAAGGAAGATAAGATAGAAGAGTATGCAAAACTTATAAAAGATATAATGGAAACAACTGTAAAACTAGATCATGTGAAATTAAAGGCTAATGTAGCTATGGGTTATAATTGGAGTGAAGCTAAATAGATAGGAGTGGAGATGTCATATACATTTAGGATAAAAGATGAAATTTTTAGTAAAGAGATCGATAGTTATGATGAAAATCTAGCTGAGATCTATGGAATACTTTATTCAAAGAATGCATTTTATGAAAAAAAAATTGAGATAACTTTGGAAAACTACCCTCTTTCGCAGAGGGTGGTGGAACTCTTTAAAAAGTTAACAAATTTAAAGACATTTATAAAATATTCTATCAGTAAAAAACTGGGAGAACATAAGGTATATGTGGTTACTATACCATATCAAATGGGATATAATAAGTTTTTAGATTCTTTTCGATTGATAGAGGAGCAGTTAGATCAAAGGGAGGACCTATACAATGGTTTTCTCAGGGGATTATTTTTAGCCTGTGGATATATAAAGGATCCTGAAAAAGAATATGCCATTGATTTTTTTATAGATTCTGAAGAAGTAGCTGATAAACTTTATTCCCTTTTAAAATCAAGGGATAAAAGATGTTTTAAAACGACTAAAAGAAATAAATTTTTGATATACCTGAGAAATTCAGAGGATATTATGGATGTTTTAGTGGCTGTGGGAGTACTTAAAGAATTTTTTAAATACGAAGAAACAATAATGATGAAAGAAATAAAAAATAAGACCATTAGAGAGATAAACTGGGAAGTAGCCAATGAAACAAAGACATTAAATACTGGGAGAAAACACGTACTTATGATAGAGTATATAGACAAGGAGATCGGTCTTTCTTCACTAACTTCGGTATTGCAGGAGATGGCTATGTTGAGGTTACAAAATCCAGAATTTTCCCTTCATGAATTAGGAAATCTGATTAATTTGAGTAAATCTGGAGTTAGAAATAGGTTTAGACGGATAGAAAAGATATACAATGATTTGAAAGAAGAAAATAAATAAGGAGTATAGTATGAAAATCATAGATGATATATTTCAATTAAAAGAGAAAAATCACGATCTATGTGTGGCGATTGGAGCATTTGATGGAATACACGAAGGTCATAAAAATGTAATTAAAGGGGCAATTAAAAGAGCAAAAAAAATAGGAGGGAAATCAGTAGTATTTACCTTTGATAAACATCCTAAAAGTTTTATGCCTCAAAAAACAGCTCCTAAACTAATAAATTCAAAGGAAGAGAAGGTCCACCTTTTGGAAAAATTAGGAGTAGACTATGTCATATTTCAAAAATTTGATCAAAATTTTTCTGCCCTTACACCATTAGAATTTTTAAATCTATTAAAGATATTTAGAACCCGTGAAATATTTGTAGGATTTAATTTTAGATTTGGTGCAGGAGGAGCAGCAACTGTAGACGATATGATTAAGATGGGAAAAACCTGTGGAATCGAAGTAAATAAGGCGAATCCTGTAACTTCAGGGAAAAAAGTCATAAGTAGTACTTTAATTAGGGAACTCATTACCTGTGGAGAGCTGGACACAGTAAAAAATCTATTAGGTTATAATTTGTTTATAATAGGAAATGTAGTTCATGGGAAAAAATATGGACGTCAACTAGGTTTCCCCACAGCAAATTTAAAATTAATTGATAAGATCTATCCTCCATTTGGGATATATGGAGCTAGGGTTCAGATAGAAGGTTACGACAAGGTATATGACGGGGTAGTTAACATTGGAAGGAATCCCACGTTAAAAGACGGAGAACTAAGTGTAGAAACTCATATATTGGATTTTTCAGATTATATATATGGAAAAAAAGTTATTGTGGAATTGATAAAGAATCTCCGAACTGAAAAAAAGTTTAATTCGATAGATGAATTAAAGACAGCCATCGCCAATGATGTTTTGATATGGAAGGATTATCTTCAAAGTAATAAAAATTAAAGTAATTCGTGGTGAAAAGATTAAATAAAAATAAAAATTAAAGAAGGTAAAAATGAAAATAGAGATTAAATTAGAAAATTTTGAAGGTCCCCTGGACCTTCTTCTCCATCTTTTGGAAAAAAAAGAGATGAAGATAACAGAGGTAAAGATAAGTACCCTTATAGATGAATATCTATCTCTTATAGAGGATGCCAGAAGGGAGAGTGTCTCTATCAAGGTGGAATTTTTAGGAGTTGCCAGTGAATTATTGGAGATAAAAGCACTATCTATCTTAAATATGAGGGAGAAGGAGAAAAAAGAGGAAGCTCTTTCACAAAAACTTGCAGAATATAAATTATTTAAGGAATTAAGTGAAAAAATAAGGGAATTAGAAAATGAATATAATATC is from Psychrilyobacter atlanticus DSM 19335 and encodes:
- the whiA gene encoding DNA-binding protein WhiA, with translation MSYTFRIKDEIFSKEIDSYDENLAEIYGILYSKNAFYEKKIEITLENYPLSQRVVELFKKLTNLKTFIKYSISKKLGEHKVYVVTIPYQMGYNKFLDSFRLIEEQLDQREDLYNGFLRGLFLACGYIKDPEKEYAIDFFIDSEEVADKLYSLLKSRDKRCFKTTKRNKFLIYLRNSEDIMDVLVAVGVLKEFFKYEETIMMKEIKNKTIREINWEVANETKTLNTGRKHVLMIEYIDKEIGLSSLTSVLQEMAMLRLQNPEFSLHELGNLINLSKSGVRNRFRRIEKIYNDLKEENK
- a CDS encoding DNA polymerase, whose protein sequence is MKKAVLLDVSAIMYRSYYAHMNLRTSSEPTGATFGFLNTLLGVLKEFEPEYIIGAFDVSRKSLERTKIYDKYKSDRKPMPDELALQIKRIEELLDVFNIKKVKIEGHEADDVMGTYAKELSREGIETYVVTGDKDLSQVLDENIKIALLGKGDGKSRFGILRTPEDVVAQLGVTPELIPDLFGLIGDSSDGIPGVRKVGPKKAVPMLDLYGNLEGIYENVEKLSDIPGIGKGLVKNIIEDKDLAFLSRELAVIKTDIDLNFNLQDMKYNKDLNKLVNLCKELNFKSYIKRFTLELEKEEKGKPTLDIKKVESSEKKILEEADSQRQSELEKALEEILKVIDTASITMEEFELIEKKIEETLSEKKEKEESKEVEILKEKEFERSNIVDLDGIKKLKKEVEKSDQVALFANEEGIVFVTDKGSRYVSLNPSALITAEITLDALKPLFELDTPYIIYGYKKLLKSGIDPKNIKCDIFIGNYLLTNHTKEEFENLVLDRDGEVLKTQNEILKEKSIEKISLEDMHEFLEIRAKFLYRSGTKFLEELEEENLTKIYNIEMELVKVLYKMEEEGILINLDYFKEYQQELAVKLDEIIPQIKAEVKKGVEHNINMMELSEEQIRESLLQLGKLNYKKKSEYTAYEEKIEKADLEELLNNQLVFNIASPKQLGIVLFQLMKLAKVKKESVGVEVLEVLRDRDGEVIAKNILEYRKLAKLQSTYVEALPKLVDKHSRIHTTFNQTGTATGRLSSSNPNLQNIPVKTPEGIKIRQGFEAKDGYKLLAIDYSQIELRVLAEISQDETLILAYEQDKDLHDLTARKLFSLTEDEEVSREKRSLAKIVNFSIIYGKTAFGLSSELKISLSEAKEYISRYFTQYPGVKALETKIIEDAKCDGFVRTLYDRKRAIDGINSSNKNIVKQAERMAVNSVIQGTAADILKIVMVELDKKLEGREDIKMNLQVHDELIFEVKEDKIEEYAKLIKDIMETTVKLDHVKLKANVAMGYNWSEAK
- a CDS encoding bifunctional riboflavin kinase/FAD synthetase; amino-acid sequence: MKIIDDIFQLKEKNHDLCVAIGAFDGIHEGHKNVIKGAIKRAKKIGGKSVVFTFDKHPKSFMPQKTAPKLINSKEEKVHLLEKLGVDYVIFQKFDQNFSALTPLEFLNLLKIFRTREIFVGFNFRFGAGGAATVDDMIKMGKTCGIEVNKANPVTSGKKVISSTLIRELITCGELDTVKNLLGYNLFIIGNVVHGKKYGRQLGFPTANLKLIDKIYPPFGIYGARVQIEGYDKVYDGVVNIGRNPTLKDGELSVETHILDFSDYIYGKKVIVELIKNLRTEKKFNSIDELKTAIANDVLIWKDYLQSNKN